A stretch of the Paramormyrops kingsleyae isolate MSU_618 chromosome 16, PKINGS_0.4, whole genome shotgun sequence genome encodes the following:
- the LOC111852686 gene encoding cell surface glycoprotein CD200 receptor 1-A-like isoform X2, with translation MENLKIWKSVLLLNLYVFGTLAKGNSSKVKQDTNLTAYAQNTISTTTDAFTEYRSEYFDLNSSVTLNCSNKTWASILFITWTIDIDGKQCQMAHSDNDSKHDTCNDGKILRNNTNGETYLYIPRFTKRDEGRYQCETVYHGGSSKVVINVSAKVPQQISTRLDPDHREAVCSATGVKSDVSISWRTSWNATVTSSSVHNPDGSYTMEIRLKLPDHVHGTTLQCIVTHPSWTENYTQTLQLPDPLRDRTFESWHWIIISLALVCFLMGILFGLYILRKHLSKIRNCCKFSLSAPPPQTTVKPQDAEEVEPYASYVQRINSIYNSSADLFNV, from the exons ATGGAGAACCTGAAAATCTGGAAGTCTGTCTTACTTCTGAACCTTTACGTCTTTGGCACTCTGGCAAAAG GAAATAGCTCTAAAGTCAAGCAGGATACTAACCTCACTGCATATGCACAAAATACAATTTCCACAACAACAGATG CATTTACAGAATACAGAAGTGAGTACTTTGACTTGAATAGCAGCGTTACTCTGAACTGCTCCAATAAGACATGGGCTTCGATTCTCTTCATTACCTGGACGATAGACATTGACGGAAAGCAGTGTCAAATGGCGCATAGTGATAACGATTCTAAACATGATACATGTAACGATGGAAAGATCCTGCGCAACAACACAAACGGAGAAACATACCTGTACATTCCTCGCTTTACAAAACGAGATGAAGGACGGTATCAGTGTGAGACAGTGTACCACGGTGGATCCAGTAAAGTAGTAATAAATGTATCTGCCAAAG TCCCTCAACAGATTTCCACCCGACTGGACCCTGACCACAGAGAAGCTGTGTGTTCAGCCACAGGGGTTAAATCAGACGTCTCCATCTCATGGAGAACTTCATGGAACGCCACTGTAACCAGCAGCTCTGTACACAACCCAGATGGCTCCTACACCATGGAGATCCGGCTCAAACTGCCCGACCATGTGCATGGTACCACGCTGCAGTGCATAGTGACACAccccagctggacagagaatTATACTCAGACACTTCAGCTCCCCG ACCCATTAAGAGACAGAACCTTTGAATCATGGCATTGGATAATTATCTCTCTGGCTCTGGTCTGCTTTTTAATGGGTATACTTTTTGGACTTTATATCTTAAGGAAACATCTCAGCAAGATAAG AAATTGTTGCAAGTTCAGCCTGtcagctccacccccacagACGACAGTGAAG CCACAGGACGCGGAGGAGGTAGAGCCCTACGCCAGCTACGTACAGCGCATCAACTCCATTTACAACTCCTCCGCTGATCTCTTTAACGTCTAG
- the LOC111852686 gene encoding cell surface glycoprotein CD200 receptor 1-A-like isoform X1 — protein sequence MENLKIWKSVLLLNLYVFGTLAKGNSSKVKQDTNLTAYAQNTISTTTDAFTEYRSEYFDLNSSVTLNCSNKTWASILFITWTIDIDGKQCQMAHSDNDSKHDTCNDGKILRNNTNGETYLYIPRFTKRDEGRYQCETVYHGGSSKVVINVSAKGKKKFPQQISTRLDPDHREAVCSATGVKSDVSISWRTSWNATVTSSSVHNPDGSYTMEIRLKLPDHVHGTTLQCIVTHPSWTENYTQTLQLPDPLRDRTFESWHWIIISLALVCFLMGILFGLYILRKHLSKIRNCCKFSLSAPPPQTTVKPQDAEEVEPYASYVQRINSIYNSSADLFNV from the exons ATGGAGAACCTGAAAATCTGGAAGTCTGTCTTACTTCTGAACCTTTACGTCTTTGGCACTCTGGCAAAAG GAAATAGCTCTAAAGTCAAGCAGGATACTAACCTCACTGCATATGCACAAAATACAATTTCCACAACAACAGATG CATTTACAGAATACAGAAGTGAGTACTTTGACTTGAATAGCAGCGTTACTCTGAACTGCTCCAATAAGACATGGGCTTCGATTCTCTTCATTACCTGGACGATAGACATTGACGGAAAGCAGTGTCAAATGGCGCATAGTGATAACGATTCTAAACATGATACATGTAACGATGGAAAGATCCTGCGCAACAACACAAACGGAGAAACATACCTGTACATTCCTCGCTTTACAAAACGAGATGAAGGACGGTATCAGTGTGAGACAGTGTACCACGGTGGATCCAGTAAAGTAGTAATAAATGTATCTGCCAAAGGTAAGAAAAAAT TCCCTCAACAGATTTCCACCCGACTGGACCCTGACCACAGAGAAGCTGTGTGTTCAGCCACAGGGGTTAAATCAGACGTCTCCATCTCATGGAGAACTTCATGGAACGCCACTGTAACCAGCAGCTCTGTACACAACCCAGATGGCTCCTACACCATGGAGATCCGGCTCAAACTGCCCGACCATGTGCATGGTACCACGCTGCAGTGCATAGTGACACAccccagctggacagagaatTATACTCAGACACTTCAGCTCCCCG ACCCATTAAGAGACAGAACCTTTGAATCATGGCATTGGATAATTATCTCTCTGGCTCTGGTCTGCTTTTTAATGGGTATACTTTTTGGACTTTATATCTTAAGGAAACATCTCAGCAAGATAAG AAATTGTTGCAAGTTCAGCCTGtcagctccacccccacagACGACAGTGAAG CCACAGGACGCGGAGGAGGTAGAGCCCTACGCCAGCTACGTACAGCGCATCAACTCCATTTACAACTCCTCCGCTGATCTCTTTAACGTCTAG
- the LOC111852686 gene encoding cell surface glycoprotein CD200 receptor 1-A-like isoform X3: MENLKIWKSVLLLNLYVFGTLAKAFTEYRSEYFDLNSSVTLNCSNKTWASILFITWTIDIDGKQCQMAHSDNDSKHDTCNDGKILRNNTNGETYLYIPRFTKRDEGRYQCETVYHGGSSKVVINVSAKGKKKFPQQISTRLDPDHREAVCSATGVKSDVSISWRTSWNATVTSSSVHNPDGSYTMEIRLKLPDHVHGTTLQCIVTHPSWTENYTQTLQLPDPLRDRTFESWHWIIISLALVCFLMGILFGLYILRKHLSKIRNCCKFSLSAPPPQTTVKPQDAEEVEPYASYVQRINSIYNSSADLFNV; this comes from the exons ATGGAGAACCTGAAAATCTGGAAGTCTGTCTTACTTCTGAACCTTTACGTCTTTGGCACTCTGGCAAAAG CATTTACAGAATACAGAAGTGAGTACTTTGACTTGAATAGCAGCGTTACTCTGAACTGCTCCAATAAGACATGGGCTTCGATTCTCTTCATTACCTGGACGATAGACATTGACGGAAAGCAGTGTCAAATGGCGCATAGTGATAACGATTCTAAACATGATACATGTAACGATGGAAAGATCCTGCGCAACAACACAAACGGAGAAACATACCTGTACATTCCTCGCTTTACAAAACGAGATGAAGGACGGTATCAGTGTGAGACAGTGTACCACGGTGGATCCAGTAAAGTAGTAATAAATGTATCTGCCAAAGGTAAGAAAAAAT TCCCTCAACAGATTTCCACCCGACTGGACCCTGACCACAGAGAAGCTGTGTGTTCAGCCACAGGGGTTAAATCAGACGTCTCCATCTCATGGAGAACTTCATGGAACGCCACTGTAACCAGCAGCTCTGTACACAACCCAGATGGCTCCTACACCATGGAGATCCGGCTCAAACTGCCCGACCATGTGCATGGTACCACGCTGCAGTGCATAGTGACACAccccagctggacagagaatTATACTCAGACACTTCAGCTCCCCG ACCCATTAAGAGACAGAACCTTTGAATCATGGCATTGGATAATTATCTCTCTGGCTCTGGTCTGCTTTTTAATGGGTATACTTTTTGGACTTTATATCTTAAGGAAACATCTCAGCAAGATAAG AAATTGTTGCAAGTTCAGCCTGtcagctccacccccacagACGACAGTGAAG CCACAGGACGCGGAGGAGGTAGAGCCCTACGCCAGCTACGTACAGCGCATCAACTCCATTTACAACTCCTCCGCTGATCTCTTTAACGTCTAG
- the LOC111852678 gene encoding uncharacterized protein isoform X1 translates to MQRDTLEYAFCLLLWSVHIFTVGLMNDCLEVGSSGLFPCTNSLSNESVLMTCSVQRTDGNICTITLDLDTYELSTCDPRMSLNITGLTVFLSISNIQQADEGNYSCEYAYSGGMNITDFNICVSESPTESNNGYLILLSCAVSIGMICIVILILWSLLLYHKRNRDSSDQATFFQSSTVQFCACRTQTVNLSSHTDQDMRDFEPYSTFIQKDDGFYSVAILSNINP, encoded by the exons ATGCAGAGAGACACACTGGAGTATGCATTCTGTCTGCTGCTGTGGAGCGTGCACATATTCACCGTAG GACTGATGAACGACTGTCTGGAAGTTGGAAGCAGTGGTTTATTCCCATGCACAAACAGCTTATCCAATGAGTCAGTGCTTATGACTTGTAGTGTGCAAAGGACTGATGGCAATATATGCACAATCACACTGGACCTTGACACTTACGAATTAAGCACATGTGACCCCAGGATGTCATTAAACATAACCGGGCTCACAGTATTCCTCAGCATCAGCAACATACAGCAGGCCGATGAAGGAAATTACTCCTGTGAATATGCTTACAGTGGTGGAATGAATATAACTGACTTTAACATCTGTGTATCAG AATCCCCAACCGAATCAAACAATGGATATCTCATACTTCTCAGTTGTGCTGTATCTATTGGCATGATCTGTATTGTAATTCTAATCTTGTGGAGCTTACTGCTGTATCATAAAAG aaatcgagactcatcagaccaggcaacatttttccagtcttcaactgtccaattttg CGCGTGCAGAACACAAACAGTGAACCTTTCTTCGCATACAGatcag GACATGAGGGATTTTGAACCTTACAGCACCTTCATTCAGAAGGACGATGGATTCTATTCAGTTGCGATCCTGAGCAACATAAACCCATAA
- the LOC111852678 gene encoding uncharacterized protein isoform X3 produces MQRDTLEYAFCLLLWSVHIFTVESPTESNNGYLILLSCAVSIGMICIVILILWSLLLYHKRNRDSSDQATFFQSSTVQFCACRTQTVNLSSHTDQDMRDFEPYSTFIQKDDGFYSVAILSNINP; encoded by the exons ATGCAGAGAGACACACTGGAGTATGCATTCTGTCTGCTGCTGTGGAGCGTGCACATATTCACCGTAG AATCCCCAACCGAATCAAACAATGGATATCTCATACTTCTCAGTTGTGCTGTATCTATTGGCATGATCTGTATTGTAATTCTAATCTTGTGGAGCTTACTGCTGTATCATAAAAG aaatcgagactcatcagaccaggcaacatttttccagtcttcaactgtccaattttg CGCGTGCAGAACACAAACAGTGAACCTTTCTTCGCATACAGatcag GACATGAGGGATTTTGAACCTTACAGCACCTTCATTCAGAAGGACGATGGATTCTATTCAGTTGCGATCCTGAGCAACATAAACCCATAA
- the LOC111852678 gene encoding uncharacterized protein isoform X2, protein MQRDTLEYAFCLLLWSVHIFTVGLMNDCLEVGSSGLFPCTNSLSNESVLMTCSVQRTDGNICTITLDLDTYELSTCDPRMSLNITGLTVFLSISNIQQADEGNYSCEYAYSGGMNITDFNICVSESPTESNNGYLILLSCAVSIGMICIVILILWSLLLYHKSACRTQTVNLSSHTDQDMRDFEPYSTFIQKDDGFYSVAILSNINP, encoded by the exons ATGCAGAGAGACACACTGGAGTATGCATTCTGTCTGCTGCTGTGGAGCGTGCACATATTCACCGTAG GACTGATGAACGACTGTCTGGAAGTTGGAAGCAGTGGTTTATTCCCATGCACAAACAGCTTATCCAATGAGTCAGTGCTTATGACTTGTAGTGTGCAAAGGACTGATGGCAATATATGCACAATCACACTGGACCTTGACACTTACGAATTAAGCACATGTGACCCCAGGATGTCATTAAACATAACCGGGCTCACAGTATTCCTCAGCATCAGCAACATACAGCAGGCCGATGAAGGAAATTACTCCTGTGAATATGCTTACAGTGGTGGAATGAATATAACTGACTTTAACATCTGTGTATCAG AATCCCCAACCGAATCAAACAATGGATATCTCATACTTCTCAGTTGTGCTGTATCTATTGGCATGATCTGTATTGTAATTCTAATCTTGTGGAGCTTACTGCTGTATCATAAAAG CGCGTGCAGAACACAAACAGTGAACCTTTCTTCGCATACAGatcag GACATGAGGGATTTTGAACCTTACAGCACCTTCATTCAGAAGGACGATGGATTCTATTCAGTTGCGATCCTGAGCAACATAAACCCATAA